CTGGTACATACCACCACTAGATCaaaattatcatacatgtatccaAATATTGAACTGAATATCAGTCGATACGGTGCCTCCTGCCATAACAGAACCATGGGGTTAATTCTACTTTTGAATGTTTGATGCAGTCTGTTGCAGTCACATCATGCCATTTAATTTGAATCTAACATTCGTGCGTAAAAAGAGATTGCATTCATTTGATTTGATACACtacattagacatgttagaaatgAAAAACATTCTGCCTCGGCCAGATTGATCTGGCTCTGTCAAGATTACTGTAACCATGACAACTAGCGGCTGAATCGTCTCTAATCTTGCCGAAGTCTGTACGTCATTATGAAAAGGTAATGTGCTGTTGAATAAGAAGGTTACATTGTGCCTGTGGGAATCTCTCACATTATAGAGGCATGAATAAAATCATTTAGCATGTCTTGAATAGAAGAAATGGGATGATCTTTTTACTTATCATGTTGACATTTACTTGCATAACAACAAAATTGAATAATGACTCGTCCATATCGATTATTGATAAAAACTTATTTAGAAATGGAATTAGAAAaaattacttttttatcttatcAAGAATGTGGGAGGTTTGTCAACATATTGCTGTGCAAAAGGCCACCTTTGATGCATTTTGCAAAATTACCTATTTGGCCCTCTCACATGTTCATGTCCACACAATACTTTTGTAAAAAAAGGATTTTGTGTGCATTGACATTATAATTTAATAATGATTTTCTTATGGACATATGATCGTGTAAACACTTATCAACAATGCCCCCATTACTCTAAACTAGGCCATCATTGGCATAGGACTGATGGATTATATATTCTAAAACAGATTTTAGCAAACATAGATagtgtttgaaaaaaatattggtgGTGTTTTgtgtgaaaatatcttgtgtacAGATCTCAGTGATTCAGTATTTGAAACCTGATACTTTCAATGCAGGTAAATGATAAATGAATAGTTTAGAATTGCAAATCCCTTGACCGAATGAAAAAGGACATTGAACAAATGCAAAGATTTTTCTACAATAGCtgttttttatttaaaaatatGTACCCGGTAATTGATAAATGTTTCATATTTTCCTCTTTCAGTTGCTGATACAAAACTACGCCAATGTAAACATTCGTGACATGGACGGTGCCTCACCATGTATGTGGGCTTGTCGTATGGATCACATAAAACATTTCGAATATCTAAGTCGTGTTGAAAATCAGGTGATTGACGAGGCAGATGGGATAGAAAGAGACAATAGTGGTCGAACGTGGATGCATTGGGCAGTACGGAGGGTCGAACCACTCGAGTGTCTAAAAACGTTACTGACGGAACAAACAGCGCCAATTAAAGATGACGATGGGAAGACAGTCATGTTATTAGCAGCTGAGCTTGGTAAGGGTTGTTGTGTAGGCAACTGgcatgaattttgaatttgaacaaAGGCTGGTCGTGTTTAGTGATTAAAAACTCCCCAAATTGGGCATAGATTTGTTTGCAGTTACATGCATTTACTACACCTCTTGATGTAGACTCCAAATGCCTCACCAAAGGCGATGGTAGACTGCAGTTGAAGGCTTTGAGTGAAATGATATATTTACTGAATATCAGTCTGCAATTGAAATTTGTGCGCGTGTGCTTTCGATAAGTGCAGAGGTAAAGTGTATCGTATCATTTGCAAGATTTCTGTCAGGGAAAATGTTCATCAAAATGAACATCAAAATGTTCTTTCAGGGTCTCTTGCTGCATGTAAACTGATCCTGGAGATTGCCGGGAAAGAGTGTATCAATGATCGGGATGATCAGGATCGATCGCCCTTGCATTTATGTGTGATTGGAGGACATGGTGAGGTCGCCAATTATCTGCTGGACAAAGGAGGTGAGAAAAGCAAAGAATTTAGGGAGAGAAGTTTTATTTAGACCTACCGGTATTTATCATCAGCCGCACAATGCAACCTTTTCAATCATTAATTTGTTGATATTTCAAAAGTAGCACTCCTACATGCAGCATATACCAATCATCTTTTGATAGAAACATCATCTACTTGATATTTATAGATCAGTGTTCACGTTGTCATGCATAACCACTAGTTTCTGAAACAGTGACTGACAGTGGGAATctttttattgtatttttggTTAGGTTTTTGCTTAATCCTTCAGGCTTGTGATTGAGAAAGCTGGCCTGTTTAGGAATATCACATCAGCTGGGGTACGCTTCAGTGTACTTGTAATTTTGAAATTCTACTTCGCTTCCAGCTGACCTTGACACTAAGGACAAGTTTAATGCGTCTCCATTGGACTATGCTAGGGGGCGCCAGTTGCATTACTGTTTACTCATACTGGCGTCGCACATGCGTCAACGTGCCCGAGAAGGTCCTGGAAGGACGCCCGACTCCGAGAGAGGCAGTTTCATGAATGGAATACTAACGAGGGTAAGGAGAAGAAGTAGTGCATAAATCTTTTAAAGTGTGGAAACAACACCTTACTGGAGTGAATGACACAGAAAATTTTCCATCCCAGATTTTGCTAACAGTAACAGTTTGAAGTCTTTTCATTCCCCTTGCTGAAgttttagaagttttaacaTAGTGTGCTGCTTGAATTCATATCCCTAGATATCTAGTTGTCTCGTTCCTATTTCAAGATTTATCCTGTTATTGCTAGTTCACTTTAAaagtaccggtacatgtagttcaggCAAATTTCAATTATGGCCCAGGAATCGTGCCTGTAACAACATTGCTTCCTAGTTCCTGATCCTCTTTTGTCATAACAGTTTCCCGTGTGGTGACAGTTTTCTTCTTCACCCTGTAGCGTTTGAGGCGTGTGCATTCCGCACCTAAGATTTATAAGCGGCCAAAGCGGCAAATTTGTTGGGAAAGTGCCAAGCAAACAATACCGTTGCCCCCAATAGTGAGTTGTTTACAAATTGACTAACCATTTGAATGAAGCAGACGatctgatgatttaaggtcatcTGCTGATACTGTTTTGCCAATTTGGGATCAGGGCCACCAATCATACAATTAAAAAATAGAACATAAACAAGTACACAGCATTAATCTGTGTCTGTTGAATGATAAAGGGATGTCGTCTTCTTCAGATGAGATATTTTTTCAGAACCAGAATATCGTTGCAGGGAtctattttgtttttaaaaggGTGGCTTTGATGCCAGTTTTGCAAATGGTATCTTGTGGATGGTGCTCTTTATTTTCTGGTTGAGGAgcacaaatttttttaaaaatcaaaatttctgAATTCTATTGTTGTCATTGAAAGACCGACTCAATGTCATCATTTCATGTTTGGCTAACATTAACACTGCTAACATTGTTTGCAACTAACCATTAACATGATTCAATTTCAGGGCCCATCTGACAGCTTACCATTACATAATAATTTTACGAATGAACCAGATATTCAGCAATGCTATATTGATGGACAAGAACATGAAGTAATTCAAGAAAACATTCATCAAAATGATAGCAGTGACACAAATTTCAGTCCGAATGAAAATAATGACGAAATTATTTGTGATGAAGTTTTTGATGATGTTCATGTTTCCACTGTCCAAAATAGTAGCGAGTCTGAAGGGGACCTGGTTGAGGTGGAGGTTAACGATGTACGTTTAGAAGTAGCAACGGTAACTTTACGTTCATGCTTTGCTTGTTGCAtgcgatttctttcattttctgtcTTCTTTGCCAAATTTATTTTGCAGATTTCCCTATTTTAAACTGATCTGGCACTTAGAATTATATTTTTGTCATGCATGTATGTCTTAAAAAAGCGACTTTtcattctcattctcatttattttttgcttgatttttaaaaaaggccatAACTGAGACTCCCATGGCTTAATTATATCTTTAAAAGTTGATCTATTTCTGTTGATCAGTGCATGTATTTGTCCAACACCCCTCACTTTTCCTTTTTCCCTGCTCAGTGCATGCTGAATGTACCATTGTTTGTTTGTAAATGTTGCATGATAAGTTCATTTTCACAGGACATGTATAGCACCTTTCAGGTCCTGCATTAGAATTTATGTCTTGGGTCAAATGAATTTTCATAAATCCAAACCATTTCACTGTGGTAGACCGGTATTCTTATCCAACATGCAATGATGCATGCTATGGTTGACAAAAATACCTGCCTGATGATATCATGACGCAATGTACTAcaatgcattacattacattcaTTGCCGCTAATGACGCCGTAGAACTGAATAATGTTGAGGAGCGTTAAATGCAGACTGGCTCTGCGTATAGGTGATGTGTTTTCCAGTCATTCAAGTATTTTTGCAACATAAAATTTACTTGATATGCTATTTTTTATGACTTCCTCACAAAAGACCAGATTATGATAAAGCATTGATATCATCTTGTCAAGTTTGTCTTGTTTCACTTCAGGACCCCACCATGATGAGCGACGGTTCCTACAAACCAATCACGCCACCACATCCGCCCAAAGCACCGCCTCCAACCACACCAAGAAATTTCAAGCGCCCCCTGGTGCGATCAAGCAGCCTGTCGAAGAGCGATACATTTGAGAGGAGTGATCTACGCCAGGGATTGGTCGATCGACGGGCGAAAAGTTTGGATGTGAGGGTATGTAACTTTTGCCTGGATGCATTGGATTAAGCCAAAACCTGAAAGCGCAAAGACACATTTCTGAGCGGAGGGTATGCCTAAATATAAGACTGGGTCTTCTAAAGAGTTCATATCAGATATGTTTTATGTGcctatggtatgtaatgtattCTAAACTGCCTTATTCAGGATTATGAGGAGCTCAAAGCTGCCAGGGGTTACTTGGGAACAGACTACGAAGAACCAAAGACAGCCAGGGATGCTGAGATGGAAAGCGAGGAGGATCGTCAGGAACCTGATTACGAATCGCTCGATACGGCACGTTGGGCAAAGGAGGACCGGTTGCCAAATGGCGATATTCAGATGGAAGATGAGCAAGATGATCATACTCTTGTTGAAGACAAGCCAGCAGGTAAGCTTGAGTGAGGATAAACAAGGCCAAGCACACACAGTGTATATAGGACACTGGTGTTTTGTTGTTTGAATTCCTGATAgattaaaaagtaggtcaccaGCTCAAGTGTTAAAGGGGACTTGGCCGTCATTCTCACTGGGTATCAATACTTAGATATTGTTCAAAACTTTTACCGGTAAATACAGAAATGAATACAACTTAAAATTTGCAGGTAACCACCTTAATGGTCAAAATGGTGATGTTGATGAAGGTGTGAGTATAGGTGAGATGGATGTATCAGACTTGGAAGGCGAAGACTCCGACCAAGCCACAGTGATTCACCGGCCCCATGCCCGCCCCAAGCCAGGTCCACCGACGACCATGAAGTTTCAGCCTCATCCACCCCCACAATCACCTAATGCGCCACACCAAGCCCCACCAACCTTTGCCAAACCAcaggtaactacatgtattactgtAAAACACAGAAACTGATTTTAGACTTTCAAAGTAACCGTCTAACTTAATCGAAGATGATTTACTTTAGGAATTGTTGTGAAAAAcaggtaatcatcatcattgttcatTTGTAGGAACCTCCAACGCCAAGAGCTCACCCTCCACCAAAATATGTTGAACGGCCTGAAGAAGAGTATCAAAACGTGTCACCCCCACCGAAGAAAACGCCGCAACCAGTACCTGCTCCACGTGGCATGCCACTGCAGGGACGAATACCCCCACCACGCCATACGTCATCACTTGCTAACCAGGCTCAAAACCAGATGAGGCCAGTACCAAAGCAAGATATACGGCAGAAATCACCGCCTTCGAATAAACTCCGAGGACCGGTGCCAAATCAGAGGTCACATGGCATGATGGATAGACGATCGCCTCATGGGTCACATGAACTAAGTCAGCGGTCATCGAGTCAGGCTTCAAGCCTTGATGTGAATTCACATGAGCTTCATGATGAGGTCACGGATCTGCTGAAACATCCTGCTCAAGGTAAAGCTCTTGAGCGATTTGTACATCATTCGGTCTTAGTAAATCGAATTTGATGGGCCTCCTTTTCCAGTTCTTCCCTATTCTTGAAACATAACCAACCCTGCAAGGTTTACTTGATGCCAAGCAATCTCATCCAGTTACATTTCATCAACCCTGTCTTGTATTCCAGCTCCACTCACTCCCCCAGAGGTGAAACGTAAACCCCCACTACCTCCTCAACTGATGCCTCTGAGTCAGCCTCGCATGCCGGGCAGTCACATCCAGTTACCTCCAGCCAATAAAAGCAACAAgcggaagaagaaaaagaagaaggagcGACAGTCCGATGCTTCCAATGATTTGCCACCGGCAACCAAGGGTTATACTGCTCCCCTACAGCCCCCGCCTTATGGCAACCTGCAACCACAGGTGCGCAGTGCTAGCCTGCACAGACGATCACAGGACCAACTAGGAAGGTGAGCGTCACATTTTACTTTTGATCAAAAGAAGATGTCATGAAGCCCTGAAGTTAGATTGTTGGGGGAACTTTGAATGATGTTCTTATGATGTTCTTCTTCAGATACTCCCAGGAGGAACAGCTACAATACGATGACCACTACACGAATGCCAACCGGCCAGCCGGGCCGCTTCCACCATACTCAAGACAGGGCGACCCGATGAAACAGCCGAGAAATCTTGGCAGGTCTGGGCTGTTCCCTATGGAGAGTGAAGAAAGTCTGGACACTATTGGCACAGATAGTAACACACAAGATAACCAGTTTAACACTCCTGGCATGCCTGGCTTCAGAGGGGGCATGAACTCCTCAAGATATGCTGGTGCTGACCCAATGGGCCCGAAAGAAAGAGGTTCAGGATTTTTATCACCTGTAAGTTCATTTTGAATTGGTCCAAGTAGGCAGTTTTCTCCTTCCAAATTTTCATAGAAATGCTCCTTCCCAGTTGCTGTTATGAACCCTAGTCATAACATTTATGGTTTTGTCAGATTAACTCTTCTCCTTTTGTAATATAGGTGCATAAAAAGCTGggtatataataataatagctTAATTTAGGTGGGGAAAGAACGATAAAAACTCTCTTTGCTTGTCCTTTGATTACACAATATTTTCTGGCACTTCATTACAGATTATTGGCGCTAAAAAACTAAAATCTTAGGCAAGTAGAATGCATGATATGTATACATGATAGTATACACCAAGCGTGTTCTGTACACCGTCACCCTAAATCACAAATTCTGTTTTATTGTTGAAGTTGGTTTGTACATGATTAAATGTACAGATGTTTCTCCAAACTAGTACAGCGAAATCAACTTCACCCCGTTCTCAAATTGTACACCCCTGTGCAAAGGGAGTGAGTGTTGGCACTATGTAGTCTGTACATTGGGGTCTTTTTGTAGTTACTGTCTGTGTAATTGATGTTGTGGTCATACACCAATGCAGTTAAATCTCTTGTTTCTGTACACCTGCCAAATGTGACTCGGGGTTTCATCACCATAAACCTAGTAAACTGTTTCTATCTATTCCTTGGTTTCCTACTGCATTATCTTCAGATTAAGCAGAACTCAGCTACCAAAAAGAAGTAGTTTTAAACTATCCTTCTTCAGAAATCTTTGTGCTTACCTGGTCTCTATTACCAAGCTGTTTTCAATATAGATGAACTGCAAGCAAGGCAAATAGGCCCTATGATTTCATTCCTTTCAGCATGGCATGTGAACCTATTTGACTCAGTACCCAAACgtaaatttcattgaaaaacaatacaaaatCCTGTACCTTCACCCTCCCTAAAACCTCTTTGGTCCCTTTTTCAGGATCGGTCGAGAGGACAGAGGGCCAAGACTGCCAAGTATGAGCTCGAGGAGGAGCCATCCAACGTGCAAGTCGAAGGCCACAAGATGAACTACACTCGCCATCAGAACATGCCGCCTGCTCACCTCTCCCACATTTCACCTCCGCACCTGGCACCACCACCCCATCAGTCTCCCGGAAGGAGATCGGGTGGATACTAGGACTAAGAATGCTTTATATTATGCATACTTTTACTGTCTGCCTTTTGAAGTGAACTAGGGGCTCCCTTACATCCAAGCAACAAATTCAAGGGCAGCTCTGTTGCAACTGCTTAAGGGAATGAAAACCAGCATTGCTGATTGATCTTCTTTTTTTGGTGTTGGCTCTTAATAGGCAGTCATGTGTATCACTCTGCAGTTACTACCATGGCACCATAAGGCCTGGTGACTCCAACTTGTCTTCATTCATTTTAGAAGTTGCCTGTGAGTTGTCCTGTATTAAGTTGCTCTCGTATGTGGCAGGGTTGATGACTTTATTTTCAACCTAGTTTGAATGTATTTGTTCAAACTGATTACTGATTTATGGTTGATTTTACCATTCCCAGTCCATCCAGTTCATATTGTGACTGCAAATTTTAGCAAAAATGTTAATGAAAATTTATGTATTTTTGGCACAAGCATTCCTTTAAGCTCCCTACCATTCCATTTGGAAGACAAAACCAATGTTGGGTTTGGCCAAAGCAAATTCTATTTTCACAAAACTTAGTTTTTAATAACTGCAGGTTGTCTATGCTATTAATTACTACATTGTATTGGGGTGTTGCGATTAATTTGACTGGGCAGGATGTGAatttagatacatgtatgtctgacatgtctgagagaaaattttaaaacacatttttcaggGCTGGCTCCCTGTTATAGTCCATGATGTTTGAGCATTATATGATCTTGCCTTTAGATACATTGTATCAGTATTTTCTAACTGATTCTGCTCCGACATTTGTCATGAAATTTGACCTGAatgccaaaatattttggataAATGTTTGGTCCTGTCCGTCCATGAATTTGTGTGGAGGCCCACAGACACACACACCGTCTCATGATTTTCGACATGCACCGTGACTGTTCGGTACAGGATACTTGTACCACAATGTGTATGTGCTACTTCTTTGTGAATGTCAGTCTTGTTGTAACTTTATTAACCATGTTCCGTCCAAAACTAACCTGTAGATTCAGCCAACCAGTGCCAGGGCTGAAATGAGCCATTTTTTCGTGATCTCTCACTGTTTAGACACACCGCTGTTGTGTTAAATGTAATTGACTTGGggtttttcgagaaaaaaagtTAGATATTTCTTATGACCAAAATTTCTGCATGTACAGCTGCTGCATCATTTTATGAATCATCGGAATTTATTATATGTTCTTTCATAAAACAGTTGCCAATCACAGTGAATATATCCAGTTACAGGCTACACCAGATGCAAAGGATCTTCTACTGAGAGGTGAACACAGAGCATTTCACCACAGTTCATTTGAGAAAAGATGGGGGTGGTCTGTTGTGGCCCTGAATCTGTATATTCACAGTGATTGGTCACCGTGTTTCTCTTTTGAAGAACAAATAGCAGCATGAGGTCATCTTGCCATCACCTGTGATTCTTTGACCAATTCTTGACCTTGATACACCTATACAAGAGCACAAGAATGACAACTTTGATCAGTGCCGTCCAGAAAACTTGTTAAACCAATCCATATAGCTATTTAAGTTGGCTTAATGTACATTGAGATTGTTGAATGATTTACAATTAGAACCACTCAACCAGTATGTTTCTTGTTAGATATGATAAAATAACATATTTATTTACAACGTATATATATTTCACTTAAAACAGTATGATTCACTCATTGAATAGTATAATTCACTAAGTCTCTGTTATAGCATACTGTTGTTTTATATTGTGTACATAGAATTTTTATATATCATGAACTATTTTCATATATCTATTATGTCATGTTTAATACTGAAATAGTCAGGTGTATCTGCATTGTAAATCTTTACTGTGAGGACTACATATTGCCCTATGTATTGGCTTCCCGTGGTTTTCCTTGAAGAAGAGCAACTAATGTCATGTGTACTGTGACTACAATACAAGTCAGTTTTCCTCCTTGAGTAAAATGAATGTCTGTGTCTCGGATTGTATGACCTTGATTGATATGGTCTTAACTGGGTTTACATGATTTGTTAAACAGAAATTGATATTGTTGATAATCGATTCATTTTCACATTATCAGTTttagtgtacatgtagatatattCTCATGTTAAATTTATCAATAGGTTTAGCAAATTTTAGTTATTTTTAGAACATAGTTCCTTGTCTTGGTTTTGTTCCAATTATGTCTCCATCTCCAGTACCTTTTCTTTCACCCACTTTTCCAGTCTTCCAATTTCGCTTCATATTTCAAAGGAAGTTACTTGAATTGATTGTCCCAGGTTTGATATATCTGTCTTCTAAGGTGACTTCAATGAAATCTAAAGTTCAATATGATAATTTCTATTATCCCTTAGTGAAATTCAAACCTTGGCCAATCTGTTTATTTATGGCTTCCTATAGTCTCACATCATCAATTAGTCCAGCAGACAAACATATAGATTCCATTGTTTGGGATCACCAATCACCTCATCTTAGCTGCTAGTTCTTTTGGGGACCTCTTCTTCTCATGCATTCTCAACGTTAGATGGACAGTCCTGTTCTAGTGACAAATGCTGTCTGAATGTGGGAACCAAATGGGATCAGATATATTACAGTAAAACCATGATTGCCATTAATGCCACAGTTATACCTCATGACACTGGAAGGCTGGATTCATTGTATGTGTGGGTTGTTATTCTCTTTATTTTCCAAAACCTGTTTGTAAAAAACGTACATCAATAACTTTTGAAGTTGGAGTGAACACTTATTTGTTCGTATACACCAATGTATACTGAATATCGGTGTTCAACACCAACTTAAAAATCACGCACTCAATACAAACTGGAtgtaaatatatacatgtactatggacCAATACCAGTTTTTTTGTATGATGTTATAACTCTATCAGGATTCCTGCCTCCCTCCTGTCATTGGGAAAATCATTTAGAAATTGTACGACTTTGTAGGTTGACAGTGATAAGAGGTTATTTTTACCTCCTATTTATACAGGAGGGTGTTCTTTTGGAACCACATTTTGTAGAACTAGATTAAAGAAATAAAGAGGATTTTTAAAGATATATGGCATCTTGTTTTGGCTTTGTGGTGTTAATTAGTAGAAGGCTGTGATGCCCTGGACAACTTCATGCAATGTTTAGGACACAGaaggtacatgaacatgtacttgGCATTCGGTGGATCAAAGCATCAATGGTTGGATTCAGTGGCCAGTAAGTACACTGGAACCCTCTATGGATTGTAGGGGTGTCCCTTCCTCTGCACaatttgtttatacatgtacctcagttTGAGGGTTGAGCACTAGAGTGCTCTGTGGACCTAAGGGCATACTCTCCTGTTGATGAATTGTTGAAGTCTTGCAACAAAGGGAAGCTTGGGCAACATGCTAAAGGATCCACAGAAAAACAGGTTGGCATCCAGGATTCCATCCCAAGGCTTCCTGGCTGGAGTTAGACTCGGCCTTGTGGTCAACTGACCAGGTTGGTGGACAAATACATATTCTGCTGATGTGCCCAGTTTTGTATTGCTTTCGTCtccaacatgtacaatgtaatctgAGTACACCGCATAATATCCTTTATGCCAATATGTCACATCAAATGGACCACTTTGAGAATTCAGGTCGGATCTCAACTTCTTTTTGGGGAACTTGTGCTGCAAGTTACAATCCTTGATGAACCATGAACTTCATGAATAGCCAAGATTGACAAAGCGAGAAACCACAACAGATCATGTTAATCAGCACCAAGCTTTATTGAATCATGAATGAATCAACTAAATCATTTCATTGTATTAATTTATACAATTGACAAAATACAAAGTATGAATATGAACAAAATACTGTGTCTGTCCAAGAAAAGAGTCCTATGCATGGCACAGCAGATGGAATCAACTAACAATGATACTAATATGAGACTCGACTGCTATTTTACATTTCATGTACCCTGGCATCAGAGTTTTCACAGAAACCATTCTTAGATAAATATTGTCATGACTGTGTCTCCTTATCTCTGCTGGGTCATGACTGTGTCTCCTTAATCTCTGCTGGGTCTTGTTAAAATGATATTCAAATGACATCGATgagaaggtacatgtattaacatAAATCATTTGAACCTACAGGTATATGGCCAGTTTTCAGCCGTTATAAAGCAATGGCAACGacaaaattcaacaaaaaaattatcAGATGTGATGTGAAAAACAGTATTACAGAACTGGTGCAAAAGCATGGCTAAGGATAAAAAATTTCTATTCGCTTGAGAGGGGTATAAATTACATACAATCTTGCAATGGAATTCACGCGTAAATATCTCAAATCCCTGTGCTATCACAAATGAAAATTCAAGTTTCATAACAAGTTGTCAGAAATTCAATGCAAAAGAATTTAGGATCCATAAAGTTGGTGATCCaaagatagtacatgtacatctaaaaATTGAATGTCTCCTTTGATTTTGGAATGTTTCTTGGATAAAAATTAAGACCTTATAAAAACTACTGTTATAATCTTGTATCAAAAATACTACCCTACAACGATtagtatttacaaatgaaaatataataTTGGTAGAAAGACAGGAAGTCACTTTTTTATCATAGATGggatgaaatatcaaaatacaaaagTCGTTAGGCCGATCGAGGCATTCATCTCGACATTCATCTTGACAGTGCACATATGTCTTAAGACAAGAAGGAGTGGTAACTCCAAAAAGGTCTTCATCATGGGAAGGGCATGTAAATCCTTCAAACAGAATAGAGTTTACACAATTTGCCTAAATGTGTTATTCAGGTTGAACTTCAATATAAAGGGTTATTTTTATCGTCCATTATTCGTTTTATTCACTTGATTGCGATGGATTTCGCCGTCTGATGTCGTCTCCATCCTCACCCAGATCATTCGTGAGAACCTGGAAACACAAAATGATGATATCTATAAATTTACAAGAGACCATTGCTTATAGACTCATCTGACAGACCCTCACTTATTTATCTCATATTAAGCATCAAACtcgttgtgaagagccaggaacttTAGTTCTGAGAAAGTCACGCTGGCTCATCAAGAAAAACAATCGTGGATTCTACCCAGGATCGAACttgggccctattgcatggtagccagcagctATGAGGTATTTACACAAGTTACCAACAAAGACTTTCAAAGGAGGTACAAGGACAAGGGAGATATGTTAACTGTCCACATCTAACATCCTAATATTCAACTGAACAAATGGCACCAAAGcatgatacaaacattttggggatTTGGAGAATGCAAGCTGTGTTTAGAAGCAGCTGACTCAGACCGAGTCAAAAAGCCTTACG
This is a stretch of genomic DNA from Lineus longissimus chromosome 2, tnLinLong1.2, whole genome shotgun sequence. It encodes these proteins:
- the LOC135483113 gene encoding uncharacterized protein LOC135483113 isoform X1, with protein sequence MTVKRKDFQKTAAYLQEFLLKLNEDAECAELRDALNLALLHMQKYYRALQNRLQDNLSKNGNNTLRSSVRGLSPMTPFRDAPDKFQWKWIDLENPRVSMSMTFDASSSLGNLPMIFHAAKSGDNELIQDLAVKNINVINDVDAIGRTPLMYAVHFEQYESVKCLINLGADVNACAHDGSTSIHRACHDGLSKAADLLIEANCDVQIQDQLGRAPIHWAVVSPAPDCLMLLIQNYANVNIRDMDGASPCMWACRMDHIKHFEYLSRVENQVIDEADGIERDNSGRTWMHWAVRRVEPLECLKTLLTEQTAPIKDDDGKTVMLLAAELGSLAACKLILEIAGKECINDRDDQDRSPLHLCVIGGHGEVANYLLDKGADLDTKDKFNASPLDYARGRQLHYCLLILASHMRQRAREGPGRTPDSERGSFMNGILTRRLRRVHSAPKIYKRPKRQICWESAKQTIPLPPIGPSDSLPLHNNFTNEPDIQQCYIDGQEHEVIQENIHQNDSSDTNFSPNENNDEIICDEVFDDVHVSTVQNSSESEGDLVEVEVNDVRLEVATDPTMMSDGSYKPITPPHPPKAPPPTTPRNFKRPLVRSSSLSKSDTFERSDLRQGLVDRRAKSLDVRDYEELKAARGYLGTDYEEPKTARDAEMESEEDRQEPDYESLDTARWAKEDRLPNGDIQMEDEQDDHTLVEDKPAGNHLNGQNGDVDEGVSIGEMDVSDLEGEDSDQATVIHRPHARPKPGPPTTMKFQPHPPPQSPNAPHQAPPTFAKPQEPPTPRAHPPPKYVERPEEEYQNVSPPPKKTPQPVPAPRGMPLQGRIPPPRHTSSLANQAQNQMRPVPKQDIRQKSPPSNKLRGPVPNQRSHGMMDRRSPHGSHELSQRSSSQASSLDVNSHELHDEVTDLLKHPAQAPLTPPEVKRKPPLPPQLMPLSQPRMPGSHIQLPPANKSNKRKKKKKKERQSDASNDLPPATKGYTAPLQPPPYGNLQPQVRSASLHRRSQDQLGRYSQEEQLQYDDHYTNANRPAGPLPPYSRQGDPMKQPRNLGRSGLFPMESEESLDTIGTDSNTQDNQFNTPGMPGFRGGMNSSRYAGADPMGPKERGSGFLSPDRSRGQRAKTAKYELEEEPSNVQVEGHKMNYTRHQNMPPAHLSHISPPHLAPPPHQSPGRRSGGY
- the LOC135483113 gene encoding uncharacterized protein LOC135483113 isoform X2, which translates into the protein MTVKRKDFQKTAAYLQEFLLKLNEDAECAELRDALNLALLHMQKYYRALQNRLQDNLSKNGNNTLRSSVRGLSPMTPFRDAPDKFQWKWIDLENPRVSMSMTFDASSSLGNLPMIFHAAKSGDNELIQDLAVKNINVINDVDAIGRTPLMYAVHFEQYESVKCLINLGADVNACAHDGSTSIHRACHDGLSKAADLLIEANCDVQIQDQLGRAPIHWAVVSPAPDCLMLLIQNYANVNIRDMDGASPCMWACRMDHIKHFEYLSRVENQVIDEADGIERDNSGRTWMHWAVRRVEPLECLKTLLTEQTAPIKDDDGKTVMLLAAELGSLAACKLILEIAGKECINDRDDQDRSPLHLCVIGGHGEVANYLLDKGADLDTKDKFNASPLDYARGRQLHYCLLILASHMRQRAREGPGRTPDSERGSFMNGILTRRLRRVHSAPKIYKRPKRQICWESAKQTIPLPPIGPSDSLPLHNNFTNEPDIQQCYIDGQEHEVIQENIHQNDSSDTNFSPNENNDEIICDEVFDDVHVSTVQNSSESEGDLVEVEVNDDPTMMSDGSYKPITPPHPPKAPPPTTPRNFKRPLVRSSSLSKSDTFERSDLRQGLVDRRAKSLDVRDYEELKAARGYLGTDYEEPKTARDAEMESEEDRQEPDYESLDTARWAKEDRLPNGDIQMEDEQDDHTLVEDKPAGNHLNGQNGDVDEGVSIGEMDVSDLEGEDSDQATVIHRPHARPKPGPPTTMKFQPHPPPQSPNAPHQAPPTFAKPQEPPTPRAHPPPKYVERPEEEYQNVSPPPKKTPQPVPAPRGMPLQGRIPPPRHTSSLANQAQNQMRPVPKQDIRQKSPPSNKLRGPVPNQRSHGMMDRRSPHGSHELSQRSSSQASSLDVNSHELHDEVTDLLKHPAQAPLTPPEVKRKPPLPPQLMPLSQPRMPGSHIQLPPANKSNKRKKKKKKERQSDASNDLPPATKGYTAPLQPPPYGNLQPQVRSASLHRRSQDQLGRYSQEEQLQYDDHYTNANRPAGPLPPYSRQGDPMKQPRNLGRSGLFPMESEESLDTIGTDSNTQDNQFNTPGMPGFRGGMNSSRYAGADPMGPKERGSGFLSPDRSRGQRAKTAKYELEEEPSNVQVEGHKMNYTRHQNMPPAHLSHISPPHLAPPPHQSPGRRSGGY